The following are encoded in a window of Balaenoptera ricei isolate mBalRic1 chromosome 1, mBalRic1.hap2, whole genome shotgun sequence genomic DNA:
- the GLUL gene encoding glutamine synthetase isoform X2: MATSASSHLNKGIKQVYMSLPQGEKVQAMYIWIDGTGEGLRCKTRTLDCEPKCIEELPEWNFDGSSTFQSEGSNSDMYLVPAAMFRDPFRKDPNKLVFCEVFKYNRKPAETNLRHTCKRIMDMVSNQHPWFGMEQEYTLMGTDGHPFGWPSNGFPGPQGPYYCGVGADKAYGRDIVEAHYRACLYAGIKIGGTNAEVMPAQWEFQIGPCEGIDMGDHLWVARFILHRVCEDFGVIATFDPKPIPGNWNGAGCHTNFSTKAMREENGLKYIEEAIEKLSKRHQYHIRAYDPKGGLDNARRLTGFHETSNINDFSAGVANRGASIRIPRTVGQEKKGYFEDRRPSANCDPFAVTEALIRTCLLNETGDEPFQYKN, from the exons ATGGCCACCTCGGCGAGCTCCCACTTGAACAAAGGCATCAAGCAGGTGTACATGTCCCTGCCTCAGGGTGAGAAAGTCCAAGCTATGTATATCTGGATTGACGGTACTGGAGAAGGACTGCGCTGCAAGACCCGGACCCTCGACTGTGAGCCCAAGTGTATAGAAG AGTTGCCGGAGTGGAATTTTGATGGCTCTAGTACTTTTCAATCCGAAGGCTCCAACAGTGACATGTATCTCGTCCCTGCTGCCATGTTTCGGGACCCTTTCCGCAAGGACCCCAACAAGCTGGTGTTCTGTGAAGTCTTCAAGTACAACCGAAAGCCTGCAG agACCAATTTAAGGCACACCTGTAAACGGATAATGGACATGGTGAGCAACCAGCACCCCTGGTTTGGAATGGAGCAGGAATATACTCTCATGGGCACAGATGGGCATCCCTTTGGTTGGCCTTCCAACGGCTTCCCTGGGCCCCAAG GTCCCTACTACTGTGGTGTGGGAGCAGACAAAGCCTATGGCAGGGACATCGTGGAGGCGCACTACCGGGCCTGCTTGTATGCCGGCATCAAGATCGGGGGCACGAATGCCGAGGTCATGCCTGCCCAG TGGGAATTCCAGATAGGGCCCTGTGAAGGAATCGACATGGGAGATCATCTCTGGGTGGCCCGCTTCATCTTGCATCGTGTGTGTGAAGACTTCGGAGTGATTGCCACCTTTGATCCTAAGCCCATTCCTGGGAACTGGAATGGTGCCGGCTGCCACACCAACTTCAGCACCAAGGCCATGCGAGAGGAGAATGGTCTGAA GTACATCGAGGAGGCCATCGAGAAACTAAGCAAGCGACACCAGTACCACATCCGAGCCTACGATCCCAAGGGGGGCCTGGACAACGCCCGGCGCCTAACTGGATTCCACGAAACCTCCAACATCAACGACTTCTCTGCCGGTGTGGCCAACCGCGGCGCTAGCATCCGCATTCCCCGGACTGTCGGCCAGGAGAAGAAGGGTTACTTTGAAGACCGTCGCCCCTCTGCCAACTGTGACCCCTTTGCGGTGACGGAAGCCCTCATCCGCACGTGTCTTCTCAACGAAACTGGCGACGAGCCCTTCCAGTACAAAAACTAA
- the GLUL gene encoding glutamine synthetase isoform X1, producing the protein MWLGTPSTMATSASSHLNKGIKQVYMSLPQGEKVQAMYIWIDGTGEGLRCKTRTLDCEPKCIEELPEWNFDGSSTFQSEGSNSDMYLVPAAMFRDPFRKDPNKLVFCEVFKYNRKPAETNLRHTCKRIMDMVSNQHPWFGMEQEYTLMGTDGHPFGWPSNGFPGPQGPYYCGVGADKAYGRDIVEAHYRACLYAGIKIGGTNAEVMPAQWEFQIGPCEGIDMGDHLWVARFILHRVCEDFGVIATFDPKPIPGNWNGAGCHTNFSTKAMREENGLKYIEEAIEKLSKRHQYHIRAYDPKGGLDNARRLTGFHETSNINDFSAGVANRGASIRIPRTVGQEKKGYFEDRRPSANCDPFAVTEALIRTCLLNETGDEPFQYKN; encoded by the exons ATGTGGCTGGG AACACCTTCCACCATGGCCACCTCGGCGAGCTCCCACTTGAACAAAGGCATCAAGCAGGTGTACATGTCCCTGCCTCAGGGTGAGAAAGTCCAAGCTATGTATATCTGGATTGACGGTACTGGAGAAGGACTGCGCTGCAAGACCCGGACCCTCGACTGTGAGCCCAAGTGTATAGAAG AGTTGCCGGAGTGGAATTTTGATGGCTCTAGTACTTTTCAATCCGAAGGCTCCAACAGTGACATGTATCTCGTCCCTGCTGCCATGTTTCGGGACCCTTTCCGCAAGGACCCCAACAAGCTGGTGTTCTGTGAAGTCTTCAAGTACAACCGAAAGCCTGCAG agACCAATTTAAGGCACACCTGTAAACGGATAATGGACATGGTGAGCAACCAGCACCCCTGGTTTGGAATGGAGCAGGAATATACTCTCATGGGCACAGATGGGCATCCCTTTGGTTGGCCTTCCAACGGCTTCCCTGGGCCCCAAG GTCCCTACTACTGTGGTGTGGGAGCAGACAAAGCCTATGGCAGGGACATCGTGGAGGCGCACTACCGGGCCTGCTTGTATGCCGGCATCAAGATCGGGGGCACGAATGCCGAGGTCATGCCTGCCCAG TGGGAATTCCAGATAGGGCCCTGTGAAGGAATCGACATGGGAGATCATCTCTGGGTGGCCCGCTTCATCTTGCATCGTGTGTGTGAAGACTTCGGAGTGATTGCCACCTTTGATCCTAAGCCCATTCCTGGGAACTGGAATGGTGCCGGCTGCCACACCAACTTCAGCACCAAGGCCATGCGAGAGGAGAATGGTCTGAA GTACATCGAGGAGGCCATCGAGAAACTAAGCAAGCGACACCAGTACCACATCCGAGCCTACGATCCCAAGGGGGGCCTGGACAACGCCCGGCGCCTAACTGGATTCCACGAAACCTCCAACATCAACGACTTCTCTGCCGGTGTGGCCAACCGCGGCGCTAGCATCCGCATTCCCCGGACTGTCGGCCAGGAGAAGAAGGGTTACTTTGAAGACCGTCGCCCCTCTGCCAACTGTGACCCCTTTGCGGTGACGGAAGCCCTCATCCGCACGTGTCTTCTCAACGAAACTGGCGACGAGCCCTTCCAGTACAAAAACTAA